ATGTTGTTCCCGTATTACGCGAGACGGATACAGGTATACAGGCTCTTAATTGGATGGAAATATTTAGAGTTTCACATTTGCCAATTGTAAAGGGCGATGAGTTTTTAGGATTAATTTCTGATAATGATATTTATGATTTAAATAAGGCCGAAGATCCAATAGGAGGGCAAAAATTATCCTTATTTAGTCCTTATGTATCCGAGAATCAGCATATTTATGATGTTGTTGAAATTGTATCGCGTTTAAAGTTAACTGTAATTCCTGTCTTAGAAGATGAGAAAACCTATTTGGGCTTAATTACTCTAAACGATTTAATGCAATACATAGAAAGAATATTTTCCGTTAGAGAACCAGGAGGAATAATTGTTCTTGAATTAAATTCTGTTGATTATGCATTAAGCGAAATATCTCGTATTGTAGAAAGTAACGATGCAAAAATTTTGAGCCTTTATGTGAAATCTTCAAGCGATTCGAGAAAAATAGAATTAACAATAAAAATTAATCATACTAATCTTACTTCTATAATTCAAACTTTTTTGCGATACGACTACACCATTAAAACTACTTATGTTCGTGAAGATGATATGAAAGATGTACTTGAGGATCGTTACAATTCTTTTATGCGTTTTTTAAATATATAAATGGAATTAACTATTTTATGTAAGCTGGGTTTTGAAGACTTGCAGAATCATTTATATTTGTCACAAGCTTATTCAGAATTTTTCATTAGAAAAATATGGAGTAGCAACTTTTACAATCAAACTGCAATACAATGAAAATAGCCCTGTTTGGTAAATTATTTAACGAAAATTTTACCGATAGCTTTAAAATGATGTTTGAAGTTTTCGCAAAGAACAATGTGGAGGTATTTATTTATGAGCCTTTATACGATTTTTTGATTCGGGAAATAAATTTTAAACCTCCTGTAGGAGGATATTTTTCAGAATACAAAGATCTTAATAAAGATGTGAATTTTGTTTTTTCAATAGGAGGAGATGGAACCTTTCTCGATGCTGTTCGCGTTGTTCGCGATTCGGGAATTCCAATTGTAGGTATTAATAGTGGTCGTTTAGGCTTTATGGCTGATATAGCTCAGGATGAAATACCACAGGCTCTGGCAGATATTATTGCAGGAGAGTTTACTATAGAGGAGAGAAGTTTACTCCAGTTGGAAAGTTCTAAAAATGGATTGTTCGATGAATTTAATTATGCCTTAAACGAATTTACGGTTCATAAAACCGATTCGGCTTCAATGATAACCATTCATACTTATCTTAATAACGAATACCTAAATTCCTATTGGGCCGATGGACTTATAATATCTACACCAACAGGTTCAACTGCTTATTCTTTAAGTGTTGGAGGCCCTATATTAATTCCTAATACTCAAAATTTTGTAATTTCACCTATTTCGCCTCATAATCTTACCGTACGTCCAATTGTTGTTCCCAATCATCACGAAATAACATTAAGAGTAGAGGGTAGGAGTAAGTCGTATATGGCATCTCTGGATTCGCGTTCGTGTACCTTCGATTCGTCGGTTCAACTCAAAATTAAAAGAGCTAACTTTCAAATTAAGGTCTTGAAACTAAAAACTCACAGCTTTTATGGAACCTTGCGAAACAAGCTTATGTGGGGTGTTGATAAGCGTAATTAATAATCTCAGGAACAATACTTTTTATTTTAACAAAATTTAACGAGACAATCGTTTTATTTTTCTCACGGAATAAGGTTTTTTAAGATTATATGTTACTTTTGTAGCTTGTGAATGAATTTTGGCTGTGTGTGTCCTAATCAGATCAATGATTATAGGGTATTCATCGGGTTGAAATTCGTTTGTGAGGAGAAAAAATACAAACTTGTTTTTCATGTATAAACTGATTTTTGGGATACTGTTTTTTGTCGTTAGCAATTCGGCATTTTCGCAAACCAAAGCTGAGTTAGGTTTTTTCGGTGGTGTTGCCTATTACATGGGTGATATTAATCCGACCAATCATTTTTACTCAAGTTCAGTGGCAATAGGAGGAATTTATCGATACAACTTTAATTCTCGTTATTCTCTTAGAGCAAGTATGATATTTTCTGGATTAAGTGGAGAAGACTCGGATGCTAATAATTATTATCAGCAAAATAGAGGTGCTTCATTTGATACAGATGTGGTTGATTTATCATTGCAAGCAGAATTTAATTTTCAACCATTTTGGGCTCCTGGAAAAACAAAAACAAAAAGATTGGTTCCCTATGTTACGGCAGGGATTGGTTATATAGCTCCAAGTAGTACCGAATCTTCACTTACAATACCAATGGGTGCAGGATTTAAATACAATCTTGGAGGTAGGTGGACAGCGGCATTGGAATGGAGTTTTAGAAAAACTTTTACCGATGATTTGGATCATTTAGATGATCCAAATAATTTTAACGAAAGCAATTTAATGCACAATAATGATTGGGCTTCTTTTTTCGGAATCATGTTTAGTTATAAGCTATTTCCAGATAATGAAGCTTGTCATTCTTATGATCGATTTGTAAAATAGAATATGTCATTCAAGGATAAAATCATAAAAGAAAAATTGCCTAATCATCTGGCAATTATTATGGATGGAAATGGACGCTGGGCAAAAATGCGCGGCGAACATCGAATTATTGGTCATCAGAATGGCGTTGAAGCAGTAAAGCAAACTGTTGAAGGTGCTGCAGAATTAGGTATATCATATCTTACACTCTATGCTTTTTCAACAGAAAATTGGAATCGTCCTAAAGATGAAGTAATGGGTTTAATGTCTTTGCTTGTAGAAGCAATTGAAAATGAAACTCCTACTTTAATGAAAAATAATGTGCGATTACAAGCTATTGGAGATTTAACTAGCTTGCCAAAAGAGGTGAGAGCTAAACTAAATGGTACGATTTCGACAACAGCTAGCAATTCGGGTTTAACTCTGGTATTAGCATTAAGCTACAGTTCTAGATGGGAAATTGTAAATGCAGTAAAAAATATTGCAGAAGAAATTGCTAAAGGAGAATTAAACCCAGATCAAATTTCTAATGCTATTTTTGAGGATCATCTTACAACAAAAGGTATTCCCGATCCTGAGCTTTTAATTCGTACTAGTGGAGAAAATAGGATCAGTAACTTTTTGCTTTGGCAAATTGCATATTCAGAATTGTATTTTACAGATCTATTTTGGCCCGATTTTACTAAAGAAGAATTATATAAGGCACTTTTCAATTACCAAAATCGAGAACGAAGGTTTGGTAAAACTAGTGAACAATTAAACGATAATTAAGAATTAACCATTATAACTTAAGTAATGATTAAACGATTAACTTTTATATTTACTCTATTTTTAAGTATCACTGCCTTAGCGCAGGAAACAGATACAATTTATAATCCGACTCTGCATTACTCTTCTCCCAAAAAATTCGAACTGGGTGGAGTAACTGTTAGTGGAGTAAAACATTTGGAGAGTAATGTGCTTGTTCAAATATCTGGTTTACGAGTGGGGGCCGATATCGAAGTTCCTGGTGAAAAAGTGACCAAAGCAATTAAAAAATTGTATAAGCAGGGACTATTTTCCGATATTCAAATTACTGCTACCAAACTTATCGATAAGAAGATTTATTTGAATATTAACCTTCAGGAGCGTCCCCGATTATCTGATGTTACTTATAATGGAACTTCTAAGAGTGAAACAAATAAGTTAAAAGAGAAATTAAAGCTGCAAAAAGGAAGTCAGGTTACCGATTTCTTAATTGCAAATACTAAAACAATTGTAGAAAATTATTTTAAAGAGAAAGGTTTCTTTAATATTGATGTAAGTGTATTACAAAGAGATGATCCATCAGAAGAGAATAGTGTGATTATTGATATCAATATGAATAGAAATAATAAAATAAAGATTAAGAATATCTTTATTGAAGGTAATACTGCACTTAACGATAAAAAAGTTAAAAAGGCAATTAAAGGTTCTAAAGAAAAAAGGATTAAGAACTTTTTTAAATCAGCAAAATATATTGAAGATAAGTGGAAAGAAGATAAAATTACATTAATAGAAAAGTATAACGAAGAGGGATATCGTGATGCTATCATTTTATCCGATAGTGTTGAACAAGTATCCGATGATAGAGTTAATTTATACCTTAAGTTAAAAGAAGGTAATCAATATTTCTTTAATGATATAACTTGGGTTGGTAATACTGTATATACTGCTTTTGATTTGGAGAGAGTTTTAAAAATCAAAAAAGGTGATGTATACAATCAAACCTATTTGGATGAAAGACTAAGTTCTGATGATGATGCAGTTAGTAATATGTATTTAGATAGAGGATATTTGTTTTTTAATGTAAACCCTGTTGAGAAAGTAGTTGGTAAAGATTCAATTAATCTTGAAATGAGAATGATTGAAGGAAAGCAAGCTACCATCGACCGTGTTAATATTGTTGGAAATACAAAGACTCACGAACATGTTGCCCGAAGAGAGTTGTACACTTATCCAGGTGAGTTGTTTAGTAAATCGGATATTATTCGAAGTGTGCGAGAGCTTGCTCAGTTAGGTCATTTCGATCCGGAAGCAATTAACCCAGATATCAAACCTCACCCAGAAAGTGGTACTGTTGATATTACTTATGAACTGGAAGAAAAAGCAAACGATCAAATTGAACTTTCTGGTGGTTGGGGAGCAGGTATGATTATTGGTACTGTGGGGCTAAAATTTTCGAATTTCTCCATACGTAATATTTTTAATAAAGAAGCTTGGAGTCCGCTACCTACGGGTGATGGACAAACTTTAAGTATTCGTGCCCAAACCAATGGTTCTTACTATAATTCGTACAGTATTTCGTTTACTGAACCATGGTTAGGTGGTAAAAAACCTACCTCACTAAGTACTTCTATTTATTACTCTCAGCAATCAGGCTATAGTCGTAGTTATAATTATTATACAACTTATGGTAATGATTCTGATCAGAGCCAGAAAATTTTTGGAGCCAGTGTAGGATTAGCTCGTAGACTAAAATGGCCTGATGATTATTTTTCATTATACAACGAAGTAAGTTACCAAAACTATAATCTAAATAATTGGCAATACTATTTAATTTCAGATGGTACATCGAACAATTTTAGTTTTACAACTACACTTTCACGAAGTTCTATAGATAATCCGTTGTACACACGTAGAGGATCATCATTCTCTTTGAGTTTAAAATTCACTCCTCCTTATTCATGGTTCGAAGATTTGGATTATGCCAGAGCCGACGATGATGAACTGTACAAATGGGTGGAGTACCATAAATGGACATTTAAAGGAAAAATGTATAATGGTTTGTTAGCCAAAAACGACAAACTGGTTTTATATACGGGTGCTGAATTCGGATACTTAGGATACTATGATAAAGACAAAAGATCTCCTTTTGAAGGTTTCGAAGTTGGTGGTGATGGAATGTCTGGATACAGCATGTACGGAAGTGATAATATAGGTCTAAGGGGTTACGAAAATGGATCTTTAACACCAGTAACCACTGATGGTAGACGATTAGGTGGTAATGTTTATAGTAAATTTACTGCCGAACTTCGTTATCCATTATCCTTAAGTCAGTCGGCTACAATTTATGCTTTAGCTTTTGCCGAGGCAGGTAATGCATGGTACGATTTTGAAGATTTTCAACCGTTTAATTTAAAGCGATCAGCTGGGGTTGGTCTTAGAATTTTTCTTCCTATGTTTGGACTACTGGGAATCGATTATGGATATGGATTCGATGAAGCTAATCAATCTGGACAGAATGGTGGTCAGTTTCATTTCGTAATTGGTCAACAATTTTAACATATTTTAAGTTAGGGCTTTTGTGAGCTGGATTAATTTAGGTTATTTTAGAGTTTGTTTATGAAAGGTGTTATTATGAAACGTATACTTTTATTAATAGTTGTAATATGTGTTTGTTATGGAAGCTTATTTTCACAACAACGTTATGGTTTTGTTGATACAGAGTATATTTTGAATAAAATGCCTGACTATAAAAATGCTCAGGAACAATTGGATAAGGTTTCGCAGCAATGGCAAAATGAAATTGAAACAATTGCGGCAGACATTAAGGAATTACATGCTAAATATAGAGCCGATGAAGTATTCCTTTCTGCAGAAATGAGACAAAAAAGAGAAAAAGAAATACATAATAAAGAAGTAAAGGCACAGAAACTTCAGCAAACTTATTTTGGAAGAAATGGGGAGCTTTATAAAAAACGTCAGGAATTAATGAAGCCAATTCAGGATGATATATATGAGGCAATCAAAGAGATAGCGAAGTCTGGAAGTTATGGTATGATTATTGATCGTGCTAATGGGCCAACAATAATATACAGTAACGCAAAATTCGATTTAAGCGATAAAGTACTGTATAAGTTAGGTATAAGAACTAATTAAAATTTCAAATAAAAAACTAACTGAGTATACTATGAGACAGTTTTTAAAAGTAACATTAGTAGCCACTTTCCTTTTAATGGGAGCTAACATTTTTGCTCAAACTGCAAAATTCGGACATATCGACTCCAACCAGTTGTTGTCAATTATGCCTGAAAAAGCAACTGCGCAAACACAAATTCAAGCAAAAGCAGCAGAATACGATAAGCAAGTTAAAGAAATGAGAGAAGAGTATCAAACTCTTGTTAATGCTTATGTTGAAAAAAGAGAAACTCTTTCGGAAGCTATGAAAGCAACTAAAGAAAAAGAAATTCAGGATTTGCAAAATCGTATGCAAACTTTCGATGGTTTTGCACAACAAGAACTTCAAAAAACTCAAAATGAATTGCTAAAACCAATTTTCGATAAAGCTTCAAAAGCAATTAAAGATGTTGGTGCAGAAAATGGATTCACCTATATTTTTGATATCAGTACTGGAGTAATTCTATTCAATTCAGAAAATAGTGTTGATGTTATGCCATTGGTAAAAGCAAAGTTGGGAATTCAATAAACTTTTCAATATAATATAAGTAAGGTGGTATTTTTAATACCACCTTTTTTTATTTTTACATATTGCTTAAAAAATTTAAGACGTATGAACAAACAACCCATTGGAGTTTTCGATTCGGGCTACGGAGGTTTAACCATATTGCATGAGTTATTAAAGGAATTACCTGAGTATGATTTTATATATTTAGGTGATAATGCCAGAAGTCCTTATGGAACACGTTCTTTCGATGTAGTTTATGACTATACATTGGCAGCTGTAGAATATCTTTTTTCTATGGGATGTGAATTGGTAATTTTGGCTTGTAACACTGCTTCGGCAAAAGCATTACGAAGCATCCAACAAAACGATTTACCTAAAATAAACCAAAACAAAAGGGTTTTAGGGGTTATCAGACCCAGTGTTGAAAAAGTAGAGGGATTAACATTAACAAAGCATGTTGGTATTTTGGGTACAGTAGGAACTGTGCGATCAAACTCTTATCCTCTCGAAATAAAAAAACTTTATCCTCATATTACTGTTGTACAGGAAGCCTGTCCAATGTGGGTTCCTTTGGTCGAGAATAATGAGTTCAAAACTAAAGGAGGGCAATATTTTATTAAAAAAAATATTGAAAATCTCTTATCTAAAGATCCTCTTATCGATACAATAGTTTTAGGTTGTACTCATTACCCATTATTAAGACAGGAAATTTTAAAATACCTTCCCAAAAGTATTAATGTAATTTCTCAAGGAGAAATTGTAGCTAAGAGCTTGCGTAATTACCTGTTTCGTCATCCTGAAATGGATATTCGCTGTACGAAAAATGGTGAATGCGAATATTTAACTACAGAATTTGTTGATAGTTTTGAGGAAAAAGCAAGTCGATTTCTAAATACAAATCTACAAGCTAAGCACATTAGTTATTAAAAAAAAGCCTATACCTTTCATGAACTGCATCCCAATGTTTTGCTTAACTTTTTGGGATGCAATTTATTATTGATATAAGCTCTTTAACGATTCATTAAAAATTACTCTACAGGTTTTTCATCTTTCTCGTACCAGCTGGCATACATTGCATAACTATTTGCAATTCGGTTAATTTCACCCTCTAACAGTTCAGGACTCAATTCTTTAATTTTTTTAGCTGGTGATCCGGCATAAACACTTCCCGATTCAACGTGAGTTCCTTTTGTTACCACAGAACCAGCCGCAATAATAGCATTACTTTCAATAATTGCATTATCGAGTACTACAGCTCCCATTCCTATTAAAACATTATCTTTTATGGTACAACCATGAACAACAGCATTATGAGCTATTGAAACATTGTTTCCAATATTGGTTGGCGATTTTTTATAAGTAGCATGTATAGTCGCATTATCCTGTACATTTACATTATTTCCAAGTTTAATATAGTGAACATCACCTCTTAGCACAGCACTGTACCAAATACTGCAATCGTCTCCCATTTCCACATTGCCAATTATAGCAGCATTCTCAGCTAAAAAGCAATTTTCTCCGAATTTTGGCGAGTTTCCGTTTAAATCTCTAACAATAGCCATTTTTTATTTAGTTTGATTATAAATACAAAGATAATTAAAAATAAATCTGAGCGAAAAATGCAAAATATGTTGTAAAGAAGTTACGCAAACGTTAACGGAAACGAAACTGAAAATCAGTATTGTAGTTCGATGTTAAATTGAAATGAGATACTTAATTTTTTATGAAAATTGTAAGATGCTTTCATTGTTTTTATTTAAATTTAAAAGGTTTACGAAAAAAAAAGGTTTGATTATTTAAGATTTTTTCACACTTTTGAACTTTAAGAAACAATAGTAATACTAAAGGGTTTTCAGGATAGATAGTAATAAGTAGGGGTACAAGTATTATTATTTTGGAATGAAAAGTGTTTTTTATGTATACTCTTTCTAAAATCTATTTAGATTTTAGTGTATAAATAGATGTGTATTAATTTATAATTAACCACTAACTAAAAATTTATGAAAAAAAGTTTAGTTTCGATGCTAATCCTGTTTTTTATAGGATTACAGGGTGTTTTAGCCCAAGGTCGAGAAGTTTCAGGGGTGGTTACTTCAGCTGAAGATGGGCTGTCGATCCCCGGAGTTTCCGTTATTATTAAGGGTACAACCATTGGTACCACAACCAATTTCGATGGTAAATACTCTTTAAATGTTCCTCAAGGAGAAAATACTTTGGTATTTTCATTTGTTGGAATGACTACTCAAGAGTTGGCAATTACTGGTTCAACTTTAAACGTTGTAATGGAATCTGAGTCTATTGGTATGGATGAAGTAATGGTTGTTGCTTATGGTACCGCAAAAAGATCATCTTTTACAGGTTCGGCTACAGTAGTTAAAGCTGATAAGTTAGAAAAGAGAAAAACTACCGAGTTAACAAAAGCTTTGGAAGGTGAGGTTGCAGGTGTTCAGGTTATTAATTCTTCAGGACAACCTGGTGAAACAGCTAAAATTAGGATTCGAGGTATTGGTTCTTTAAATGCATCATCGGAACCCTTGTATGTTTTAGATGGTATTCCTTTTGGTGGAGATTTGAGTTCAATCGATACTAGAGATATTGAGTCTTTTACTGTACTTAAAGATGCTTCTGCTGCAGCTTTGTATGGGTCTAGAGCTGCAAATGGTGTAGTTCTAATTCAAACAAAAAAAGGAAAGCAAGGAGAATCTAAGATCGATGTTAATGTTGATTTCGGTACAAGTTTTAGATTATTGCCTTATTATGATACGACTGATTCTCCAGAAGAATATTATGAGTTGTCATGGGAAGCATTAAGAAATTCAAAGTTATATGCAGTTGCTGGAGCTTTAGATTTGAATGATGCTAATAGTTGGGCTTCAGAAAATCTCGT
This genomic interval from uncultured Marinifilum sp. contains the following:
- a CDS encoding OmpH family outer membrane protein, which translates into the protein MKRILLLIVVICVCYGSLFSQQRYGFVDTEYILNKMPDYKNAQEQLDKVSQQWQNEIETIAADIKELHAKYRADEVFLSAEMRQKREKEIHNKEVKAQKLQQTYFGRNGELYKKRQELMKPIQDDIYEAIKEIAKSGSYGMIIDRANGPTIIYSNAKFDLSDKVLYKLGIRTN
- a CDS encoding gamma carbonic anhydrase family protein — protein: MAIVRDLNGNSPKFGENCFLAENAAIIGNVEMGDDCSIWYSAVLRGDVHYIKLGNNVNVQDNATIHATYKKSPTNIGNNVSIAHNAVVHGCTIKDNVLIGMGAVVLDNAIIESNAIIAAGSVVTKGTHVESGSVYAGSPAKKIKELSPELLEGEINRIANSYAMYASWYEKDEKPVE
- a CDS encoding DUF6089 family protein; its protein translation is MYKLIFGILFFVVSNSAFSQTKAELGFFGGVAYYMGDINPTNHFYSSSVAIGGIYRYNFNSRYSLRASMIFSGLSGEDSDANNYYQQNRGASFDTDVVDLSLQAEFNFQPFWAPGKTKTKRLVPYVTAGIGYIAPSSTESSLTIPMGAGFKYNLGGRWTAALEWSFRKTFTDDLDHLDDPNNFNESNLMHNNDWASFFGIMFSYKLFPDNEACHSYDRFVK
- a CDS encoding CBS domain-containing protein, producing MAKLKVIPRKQVNMIAKDLISDVVPVLRETDTGIQALNWMEIFRVSHLPIVKGDEFLGLISDNDIYDLNKAEDPIGGQKLSLFSPYVSENQHIYDVVEIVSRLKLTVIPVLEDEKTYLGLITLNDLMQYIERIFSVREPGGIIVLELNSVDYALSEISRIVESNDAKILSLYVKSSSDSRKIELTIKINHTNLTSIIQTFLRYDYTIKTTYVREDDMKDVLEDRYNSFMRFLNI
- the murI gene encoding glutamate racemase; translation: MNKQPIGVFDSGYGGLTILHELLKELPEYDFIYLGDNARSPYGTRSFDVVYDYTLAAVEYLFSMGCELVILACNTASAKALRSIQQNDLPKINQNKRVLGVIRPSVEKVEGLTLTKHVGILGTVGTVRSNSYPLEIKKLYPHITVVQEACPMWVPLVENNEFKTKGGQYFIKKNIENLLSKDPLIDTIVLGCTHYPLLRQEILKYLPKSINVISQGEIVAKSLRNYLFRHPEMDIRCTKNGECEYLTTEFVDSFEEKASRFLNTNLQAKHISY
- the bamA gene encoding outer membrane protein assembly factor BamA, which codes for MIKRLTFIFTLFLSITALAQETDTIYNPTLHYSSPKKFELGGVTVSGVKHLESNVLVQISGLRVGADIEVPGEKVTKAIKKLYKQGLFSDIQITATKLIDKKIYLNINLQERPRLSDVTYNGTSKSETNKLKEKLKLQKGSQVTDFLIANTKTIVENYFKEKGFFNIDVSVLQRDDPSEENSVIIDINMNRNNKIKIKNIFIEGNTALNDKKVKKAIKGSKEKRIKNFFKSAKYIEDKWKEDKITLIEKYNEEGYRDAIILSDSVEQVSDDRVNLYLKLKEGNQYFFNDITWVGNTVYTAFDLERVLKIKKGDVYNQTYLDERLSSDDDAVSNMYLDRGYLFFNVNPVEKVVGKDSINLEMRMIEGKQATIDRVNIVGNTKTHEHVARRELYTYPGELFSKSDIIRSVRELAQLGHFDPEAINPDIKPHPESGTVDITYELEEKANDQIELSGGWGAGMIIGTVGLKFSNFSIRNIFNKEAWSPLPTGDGQTLSIRAQTNGSYYNSYSISFTEPWLGGKKPTSLSTSIYYSQQSGYSRSYNYYTTYGNDSDQSQKIFGASVGLARRLKWPDDYFSLYNEVSYQNYNLNNWQYYLISDGTSNNFSFTTTLSRSSIDNPLYTRRGSSFSLSLKFTPPYSWFEDLDYARADDDELYKWVEYHKWTFKGKMYNGLLAKNDKLVLYTGAEFGYLGYYDKDKRSPFEGFEVGGDGMSGYSMYGSDNIGLRGYENGSLTPVTTDGRRLGGNVYSKFTAELRYPLSLSQSATIYALAFAEAGNAWYDFEDFQPFNLKRSAGVGLRIFLPMFGLLGIDYGYGFDEANQSGQNGGQFHFVIGQQF
- a CDS encoding isoprenyl transferase — encoded protein: MSFKDKIIKEKLPNHLAIIMDGNGRWAKMRGEHRIIGHQNGVEAVKQTVEGAAELGISYLTLYAFSTENWNRPKDEVMGLMSLLVEAIENETPTLMKNNVRLQAIGDLTSLPKEVRAKLNGTISTTASNSGLTLVLALSYSSRWEIVNAVKNIAEEIAKGELNPDQISNAIFEDHLTTKGIPDPELLIRTSGENRISNFLLWQIAYSELYFTDLFWPDFTKEELYKALFNYQNRERRFGKTSEQLNDN
- a CDS encoding OmpH family outer membrane protein, producing MRQFLKVTLVATFLLMGANIFAQTAKFGHIDSNQLLSIMPEKATAQTQIQAKAAEYDKQVKEMREEYQTLVNAYVEKRETLSEAMKATKEKEIQDLQNRMQTFDGFAQQELQKTQNELLKPIFDKASKAIKDVGAENGFTYIFDISTGVILFNSENSVDVMPLVKAKLGIQ
- a CDS encoding NAD kinase, which produces MKIALFGKLFNENFTDSFKMMFEVFAKNNVEVFIYEPLYDFLIREINFKPPVGGYFSEYKDLNKDVNFVFSIGGDGTFLDAVRVVRDSGIPIVGINSGRLGFMADIAQDEIPQALADIIAGEFTIEERSLLQLESSKNGLFDEFNYALNEFTVHKTDSASMITIHTYLNNEYLNSYWADGLIISTPTGSTAYSLSVGGPILIPNTQNFVISPISPHNLTVRPIVVPNHHEITLRVEGRSKSYMASLDSRSCTFDSSVQLKIKRANFQIKVLKLKTHSFYGTLRNKLMWGVDKRN